Within the Erigeron canadensis isolate Cc75 chromosome 6, C_canadensis_v1, whole genome shotgun sequence genome, the region TCATCAATCTGTATTGGCGTACGTCATGGCATAGCAATTGGGGTGTTTCGACACACGGGACAAGTAGGATGAGCCTTCAACCACGTATCGATACACTTGACATGAAACAAGTGCCCACATTCTGGTAATAACCTTACCACGTCTGCTGGCTTATAATCTGCCAAACAAATCGAGCATTCGTCTTTGTGAGGCATCGTGGCGTCGGAGTAAAGAAACATAGGGAACGTAACAAGAACATTGTCATCAAGGCCCCGATCAGAGAACCTCGACATGAGATGATGATGCCGGTTTTCTATATCCTCATTATATATGGTATCAAACGAGATTGTAGTTGGTTGTTGTGATCGAGATTTCTTGCAGATGTAAGAAGCGTAAGTGAAACTAATAAGGAGTACGAAGATACAAAAGAATCCTACTACGAATATGTAGGCGTCGCCTCTTTTGGCTGGTTTTCCGGTGTCGGTAGTGTAAGGCACTGCATCATCGACGACTGTGGCATTCATTTTCAAAGTTAGTTAGTGTGAAGGTTAATAGAGTTGTCAAAACTTAACTTTGGTTGTTTATATGAGAAATTAAGTTCCAAAAAATGGGAAGATCGATTTGACAACCACGTACGTACGTCAACCAGGGGAATATAATTTGGTATATCTACATGTTTTGACCTTTGAGCTActcaaaaaacacaaaatgaaaaataagttTCTCGAATACAACAACTACGTCAACCAGGGGAATATAATTTGGTTTGGTAGAGATGAGATGAGATGGATGCATTTAGTTTGGTATATAGATGAATGCAAGCAACTATCTATATATCTAGTTTTCAATTATTGAAATTCATATTAAGATAAATGTATATAGAATGGGTGCATGTGTATAGTAGGTAATTTAAATGAGCCGCCTGTTATAGTGTTATAAATATGCTGCTCACGTTGTTTTATTCAGAGGATAAGCCAAACTAATTAGACCACACGTTgtttaaattatgttttatgGCTGCCAATTATGTGAAAGCTTATTTCAGTTTGGTGGGTGCTTGTCTTTATCTAAAGAATATAGCTGTTTTTTTTCCCCTCCTAATTAATATGTCACTGCCTTCAAATATGTATAgttgaaaattaattttatatgtattttctttcaactttaaccatacatatcttttttatttgtgttacaAATAAcactattaaatattttataaattgataTGAAGTATATAAATagattaagtttttaatgtattttatcgatataattttaatcaactaataatatataataaatatatatatacatatatactgcCAAAgttaaatagtaaaataaatttaaaagtcaaactaaaatatttacaatGGTACGGATGAATTAATAAATAGACTTACTCTATAAATCTTAAAATCAATTAATCAAATATGAAGATGACTTGAGGATTTGAATGAATTTATAAgctacttttataaaaaaattaatttgtcaGCTTAATTGTCGAGGAGCCTTTTAGTGGCAACCGCACAGTTAAAATAATGTATGTTAGACTTGTTGATCTTCATGAATGATACCGtactttttcaaaaaatcaCGACACATACACACGAGAGTATATCATatcccatcatcatcatcaccatggTCTAGCCACCACCCAACCACTACCAAAATCAGGCACCTCACCAATACCATCACATACCGATCCAAAAGAAGTCAAAAAAGTTGGTAACAATAAACTTCCTTAGTTGAAAAAAGAAGGTAAATGAGGGCATACGAACCACACATTTGATCACCATCCTAACCTCGTTGTTAGCTTTTTGATGCCGGTAAAGTATCTTTATTCAATACCCATATTATTTGGATATGCTTAAGGATTGAACCCATGTATTCCACTTCAAATGTAGCCTAAGCTATATGTCTATATTGGTAACGGGTATTATTACTCATATATAATGGCTTGGATGGATCATCATATCTTCTTTAGTCGGATAACATTATTTAAACGTAACAAAGTTTCTGAAATACGAGTAAAATGGGATATGTTGACTCAAATTTCGGCTATGTCCAATCCTCAATGTGAAAGTTTGCTTTAAATGAAGAAGCTAGCCAATTCGTCTGATCGGTGTCAATGTCATTGGGCTTCACTCTTCAGTGTTAAAGGCTTCGGTTTTAACACGTACGTTCGCATTTGAGGTTAATTCGGTgcgtatttattttattatatattaattgtttttgtgtgtgttaaaaagTGAGATGTAACGTGTTTTCTAAATAGTCTGTGGTCATAAGATTGATGCACTCGCAAAATTGAAGGGTTAAAATGAAGCGGTTCATTGTAAAAGTTTAATGAGATGTTgatataatagtaaaaaaaaattatttaaatctcAAATTGAGTTGCCATTGGGGTGTTGCTCATTATTGGTTAGAGAATTTTTCATTTTGCAATTTTTTGGTCTAAGATTTTGGGTCATGTGGCATATCAAAATTAAGGGTGTTATTCATAAATTCGTTCCATCgttaggggaaaaaaaaattgagttaaAAATGACCTTACACCGGGGTATTGAAAAATTGATTGATTACCAGTAAACAAAGTATAATATATACTGGGATTATGGAAATAATTATAGATAATCCCCAAGACAACCAACAAGGAGCATGcggttttataatttatatacaaatcTAGCTAGTTGGTCAAATGATATTATCTAAGTAGCATTCTAAAGATTCTTTTTGTAAGGATGTTAAATAAATGTATTGTTTAAATTCAATTCAAGTTTTGTTGTGTACAAAATGTTGTTATGATTGAAGAATAAGAATTTTTTATGGAATTAACTGAAAGGCTGAAATTATATGTGATAAGTATTAGGAGACAAAGATAAAGTTTTGTATTTGTTACGATAGGTGACAATTCCTAGTCAGTAATTGTATAGTACGATTTGATGTCTCCGGCATGATTAAAGCCAAAACCAGAGTTGAGGAGGCCGATGACTCGATGAGGAAGAGTGGATGCAAAGGAGGACCTAGTAGGAGGCTGCAGCCGCTTTTAATCAgcagttttttatatttatttatttcttttagtttgcattttaaaaaaaaatttttttttttttcaaccgaTCTCCTATAATGTGAAATCTTACCTTTGACACTACGGATGGAAGAAGATGATGCAGGGGGAGAACCCCATATGGCTTCTTTTATGGTAACCTACTCATCTTTCATCAAGTCAAGTCTGGGAACTCATGCCATTTGCCATATACAAACCCGAATAAATTGAAGGCCATATGACATTGGTACTATTGTTTTGTGTTTCAAAAATACCTCTCACTTTCGTATTGTCAAAGTGAAATAATTTAATATCTCCCGTATTTTAATTACCTCTCAAATCCTACCCTTAGTTTTTCACCAAAATTATGTTCGcaacaataaatcaaaaaaatttttttttttttttagggacTTCACTTCTCTTGTAGCTAAGTGGATTGATGGAGTCTTATTGTTAAATCAATTCATCTTAATTCTCTAATACATGATGGGCATAATTGATGGCATCCCTTCTTGCAAAAGCAACACCTCTcgtacaacatatatatagtaactCAATATGGAATGTTTAAACTCAATCATGATGATATAAAAACTGGCGGACATCTATTTAATGATCCTTAATTAAAGAtcgattaattttttaaatattgttacaacatatatataattgttacaACATTATATTTCACTTACACATAAATAATTGTGTAGTGGATATCTATGATCAAACTGTCAACTCTGTTAGTTGAATCGATAGCTTGACGGCCAATGGGGAGTCCCGACACACTGGACAACTAGGATGAACCTTTAACCACGTATCTACACAATGCCGATGGAAAAAGTGACTACATTTGGGCAACAACCGTACAACATCCGAAGGCTTGTAATCCGCCAAACAAATAGAACAACCCGAGCCAATATTATTTTTGGGAATCGTATCCTCTGAGTAAACAAACACAGGGAAAGTCACAAGAACGTCCTCATCAACGCCTCTAGAGAAATTCATATATTGATGGTTGTTGTCATCGTTTTCGGGTGGTGATGATGAAGAGCTTCTATTGTTGCGGCGGTTGCACTTATAGGAAGCGTATGAGAGTGTGATCAGGAGGATGAGGACGGCAAAGGTGATTCCAATGATGTAGCTGACGCTTCCTTCGGCGGTGTAAGAATTTCCGGTGTCTGTCGTGTCGCTCATGGTTTAATTGTGTGTGGAACGACTAGCTAATTGTCAACTTgggttaaatatatatgttgttttataTGTCTCAATAAGGTATCTTGACCTTTGAGGTTTATCAAAATCCATTAAGAATGTTGTGTTGTAGGACATTTAATTCGATAGGAATAATACTTTGTTAATGAATATCCATATCTGtcagtttttttattttctccaATTAAATTGTTAATAACCTTAAAATGTCTTTCTTTTTCTACTTACtaattcaaaattttctatttaaaatatctatcatatatatctatatctatattatattataaaaaaaataacattttatttttaaaaagtgttaaaagaaaattataaattttcacttaacaactcttaaaatattttcatttacattatcCTATAAACATTCAaccctttatcttttaaaccggccattaaccctttatatcaattacatttacatcaattatctacaccgcTCGACGCCACATCTACCACCAATCGTCTCCCTCACCACGACttcgtcgccgccacgaccaccgtcgcattgcgcgggtaacgtgctagtactTGATAATTGATATACCTATATTGCcattatgaacttttaaataaCTACACAACTTCCTTATACATCAATtgcttttacattaataaccacacatTCAACGACACCTTCTCCACTACAATGCCGATTAGCACGGGCATATGACTAGTAATACTCtatagggggggggggggggaagcaACAAATATTAAGATCCTCTTATGTTATTACCAACTTataaagttgatgattttgactattaaaatcaaaggtcatgATTCAAATATAATTTCTTAAATCTTgatcatttttttaatcaaaaggtTAAGATTGTTTCAACTTTACAGGATCCCCATACTTCAACAAAAAATAGCTAGAATGaactattttttctttcaacaatcACCTCTATATTttcatctctacctaatatacctataatactcttaatgaaataatttacaccataaattctttaacaaataaaataaccaTGTTACCtattttacattaaaaacttacacattaaaatatacaaaaaaaaaaaaaattaaaaactcataacaaaaatttaattttttaaggaAACAATGACCCATTTGCCCATCTATTAGTACCACCACTATCACTAGTTAGTATTATTCTTATTAATATAGGCTTAAAAAGAATTTAACTGAATTAATTAGAAGCCcggtttatttttaatgaattaaactTTGAAAGTTTAGAAAATAGATGAATTTTagaagatatatgtatatatatagatatgaattatcttcttttttttttttttccttatatcAGCAGAAAGGATGATAGTTGAATATGGGTTATGGTTGACCAATGCCACGTTTATTCACATGGTTTAAGGAACTGAGACCTTTAAATGAAACTGGGTAAGTAAAAACCGCTAACACACTACAGTACTACCACACACTAACACTAGCCAGTAGCCCGACAGGCGATGGGCCTGTGCTAACTTCCCAATCACACAAGGCCCAGAGTCTCCGAAGACCAATAGGAATATACTTTGCTTTTCCTAGCTTCCTTGTTACACAAAAAGTGGCCACATCCCACACGGTTAACATTGTAAAAAAAtgtactaatttttttttttttaacgacattttATTCTACTACTAttcttaaattacatgtatgCCTAGAACCATGACTTTCGGAAAACCCCATatgaaatgtatgacatttaaATTCTGCTAGATATGATCCTGAAAGTGAccaaaaaagtttgaaaattgtCATAGAATACACCAATTGTacatcttaaaataaaataaagttccATGAATAACCTAAATAACTATACAAATAATGATGTTTTTACATTTGCATATGTAATTTTATCTTCTTCTCTTATAAAGTAGCCAACAAATCTTATTTTTCTATATACATTTGTAATCGTATATACCATCATCAGTCGatgttaattaatataatcatGACACGAGTTCAAATATTTATTATCGGCTTCAAACGTGTCCATTAACTTATCACATCAATCTTTTCAccttctattaaaaaaaatatatgtacaacaataacaacaacaggacccaatccctgcgcggggtatgggagaggtaagctgtagacagtcttacctctacacaaaggtagagagactgcttccatagggacctccggccacaaaggagtgcaagacggaaaatgagaaatgtttagaaaatcatacctgtctgccgagaatctgaaaagaagcaatacctgtctgctgggtccggctactaagcgggtcgaacgtttatcactcatgcgtcctaccgatatcttataaacatgtttgacaatacaaatacgtGCTTATAATAAGTCTAAAAATGTGATGTAGCTAAATAATAAGTCTAAAAATGTGCTTAGaagttaaaaaatgataaaaaattgTGTAAGAGTGTTAACAAATGTATGGAAAAGGTCCTATCTTCTATCTTTAATCCTCAAAAACTCAATTTCACGAggtgtatttatatatttttttcagaCTAAACTTTGAATGGATTTACATGGATGGTAACTAATTGATTTTTATGGGTAGTGTTAAATTTCGGATTATTCGGGTTAGACCGGTTTTTCTAGGGTTTGGATAAAACCGGCCCAAAACCCAAAAAGTCGGAAAACAATGACACGAGAACCGAACCGTATAATGTCTTGAATTCTGAAATTCTCTTACCTGTTTACAAGCATGAGTAATGTACTTATGTACATGTCCGTTGAAAGCAATAACAAAACGGAaaaaaactgaatggaagttcTACCTTGAGTCGTTGCTTCATCGAAATTCActtataaaaaagttttcaaaCTTGATCAGTTATTCTAGTCGTCTACTTCTAATTATACATAGGCCGTAACACACCAACTATATATTCGCTGCTcaaattttattaagtttagTTCTAGTGTtccacacacttttaaatgtttatGTAGCGTTTTATACTCTTTCATTTCTATTTGACAAACATTGATTATGCATTTATGCCAGTACTAGCTAAAGTAGATACGCAGTAGATATGCCAGAGTTATTGTCATTTTTGTGGGCCAGGATTATTTTTCTCCCTGGTTCTATATTTAGAGAACCACTATTTTACAACTATAAGAGCTAAGGGTGTAGTCGActtgttttatcggcaaaaagtATCGATATTTCGGCTATACTATAGCATCTCCATCGGCTTGTAtcggcaagtttaatcggcaaGTATTGGCAAGAACTATCGGCTTGTTTTGACCGATAAAAGTGAACGTTGGACAAGGCCACCTGGCCACTTTTAGCAGGTGGGAGTGtgtacttttgttttttttttttatttttttaaattcccCCCCTCAATTTCTAACCACAAAATTGTTAAGTTTTATACTATACCATTAGTTT harbors:
- the LOC122604829 gene encoding RING-H2 finger protein ATL70-like → MNATVVDDAVPYTTDTGKPAKRGDAYIFVVGFFCIFVLLISFTYASYICKKSRSQQPTTISFDTIYNEDIENRHHHLMSRFSDRGLDDNVLVTFPMFLYSDATMPHKDECSICLADYKPADVVRLLPECGHLFHVKCIDTWLKAHPTCPVCRNTPIAMP
- the LOC122604830 gene encoding RING-H2 finger protein ATL70-like, coding for MSDTTDTGNSYTAEGSVSYIIGITFAVLILLITLSYASYKCNRRNNRSSSSSPPENDDNNHQYMNFSRGVDEDVLVTFPVFVYSEDTIPKNNIGSGCSICLADYKPSDVVRLLPKCSHFFHRHCVDTWLKVHPSCPVCRDSPLAVKLSIQLTELTV